The segment TCTATGCATTGAGGTTTTTTGAATTAGAAAAATTTACAATTGTATGATTGTTTTTCAATAAAACCTTCACATAGTTGAATATTTCATGGAATTTGTGAACTGCTATAATTTGAACTAGCTTGTAAAGTTTAACTTGTGTCACATGATTACAACAAGCAACTAGAGAAGGGTCACAAGGGATGATTCCAAAGCTGCCGGTGACGTTAGTACAGGATAGAAAAGGCTTTTAAATTATAGAACGCCTTTACACATGCATGCTCGACAAAGCTCAGAATGTATGGCTCTGAAACTACTGGTGATGTTAGTACCAGCGAAGATAGCAGAAGTAAGCTACATCTCATGGTAACAACCACAAGCTAGAAGGATCCCAAGTTGTGACTCCAAAAGTACTGGTGATATAGGAGAGGTTAGTAGAAAGTTAAGAGAGTAGAATACCATAAAGTCTGTATACATCACAGGATAACAATCCCAAAGCTAGAAAAGAACCAAAAAGTCACGACTCTGAAATTACTGGGGATGTTTGTACTGGAGAGGATAGAAGAACCTAGGAAATTACATAACATCAGAACAACAAGAAGCTCTAGAAGGTTCGCAAAACACAACTCCCAAACTACTGCAGAAAACTAAAAACACTTAGAGGATAGAAGTTGCTTACAAATCACGTCACATGATAATATTAATAACCACTCTCTTGTAAGTCACAAAATTTTCTAAATTACATTCATGATAACAGCCACAAAGTAGAGAAGGCTCACTAGGCATGACTCCAAAGCCACTGGTGATGTTAGTGACTTTCACCTGGGGACTTTCATTTCAAAGTCATTTTAGGTTTGTCAAAGCCTGTGTTTGGGTAATACCTTATAAACTTCATCTGAGTGACAGTTTTTTCACATGGTATTGTTatttagtatttactattcatATAGTGTGTAGatactaaaatttaaaaaaatgttgtCTATCTATGCGATAGAATCACAGATACATGCTACAGAAACTTACATGTTGATGGACCTCAATGCAAACATAGCAGAAAGGGGAGGAGCGTCAACATAAATATGTCAAACTTGTCTCATCAACAGGGTGCCCCAATTTCTTTTCTCGTACACAGCTGTTGAAAAGTAGGTCTTGGATAAGACATTCCTTTAATATACACAAAAACAATTGCAGGCGACAAAAAAGAACGCACACAAATAAAACATCTAGTTCTGTTCTTGGTCTGTCAAATCAAATGATATTCCATAAGGACCGGTTCTTGGAATGTCAAATGATATTCCCTTTTCAATTGGGTGTCCAAATCTAGACGGTGTAAAATGTCAGGGATATTTAAGATTCTAAAGGTCATTAGGGGATGAAAATGCTATGTAATTTACAAATAAATATGTTGTAAGAGTAAATCGCATATAGTAAAATCTTAGTACCTTTTCTACTTTTTATAAGGATTTGTCAGGAAACAAGTCCCTTTGCATTAACTTCGGGTGTAAATGGATTTACAAGGTTAGGATTGCTCCTGAGCTATGATAGAGGTAGATATATCTTCTCGCAGGCTTCCACAAGCAGGGGTTCATTTTCATTATTTAACTTGTTTGACATGTTATGATGTAAGTTGGTTAGAGTGTATATCTTCCTAAAATTTGCTTTGTAAATTCTGATTTGCTAATAAATCATATATGAGAAAATAACTTATAAAGAAGTATGCAACAAAAGCAAATCCATTTTCCACTTCTTTGAAATGAAAAGCTGTAAAACCCAAATGTTAACCTTGTTGACAAACTCATATTGATATCATTGACAACTATCTATATCATGGACGTTTCTTGGCATTTTCTCCAAGTCCACACTTTTTAAGTTTTAACTCAAAAGGAATGGATTTAGGTATTGTATATTCTTCGAATGATTGCTTTTGGAATCAACTGTGCATGATTTTGTATCAATGTTTAGGATCACACTCAGTGATCCATCATTAAGAAGAGGGaagtgatccgaaatgttgatacaAAAGCATACACAGTTGATTCCAAAAGCAATCTTTTGAATACTACATGGACTGTGGAAAACTTATGCCAACTATCATTGTATATTCTGTGTTTCATTCCTCAAATTTCATATATTCATTACTTCTTGTTTCAAATAATTAGGTTCATGAAGAATATCTTGAAGCTGGTGCTGAGATCATAATAACAGCATCATATCAGGTCTGGGCTTGTAATATTCACTATTCGTACATTCTTAAATGTTCGCTCTTTTTTCCTTTAACTTGGCACCTATTCTTTCATTTCATAGGTGTTGGGTTTTGATTATAAACAGGCAACCATTCAAGGTTTTGAATCAAAAGGTTTGTCAACCATTGAAGGAGAAGCTCTATTGTGTAAGAGTGTTGAGATTGCTTGTGAAGCACGtgacaatttttggaaaaaatGTGCACAGAATTCAGATGATAGTGTTGAGTCTGCTGAAATTCCAAATTATCATCCTGTACTGGTGGCAGCTTCTGTGGGAAGTTATGGAGCATATTTGGCAGATGGCTCTGAATACAGGTAGGAGATCattaataatcatatatatatatatatatatttttaatgaactTGTCTTGTTAGTTTTGGTACAACTACATACGATGAGACAAAAAGTTGATGTACAAATATAAGTTGGGCATGCGGCCAAATTTTCTTACTTGCAGTGGAGATTATGGACCTGGAATGACCCTTCAGAATTTGAAAGATTTCCATCGAAGACGAGTGCAAGTTCTTGCAGAGTCAGGAGCTGATTTACTAGCTTTTGAAACAATACCTAACAAGCTAGAGGCACAGGTACACCGTCAAAATCCTAAAATTGACCATTTTGCTTCATATTACAATTTTACCTAATTCTCCTCTTAAGATCAACTAAACAAAGTACATATTTTACAATATTTGCATCTCATATGGAGATCAATGTTTCAACCTCATAACGCCCCTTGGATCTGTTATAGAGAATCCTAGAACAGCCTTGTTACACTAATCCAAATGTTGGAACTTGGAACAGCCTTGGCTTGACTGCTAAATCTCCTTCGTATTTCCAGTTTTTGTATTGAAGCATCCCTTGGTGTGATTTGAGTCTTTGACATAATTTGGAAGACAGCTTTTGCATGAAGTCCTCCGTCATTAGGGGAGTTCTCTCCCATCTCCCAATAGTTGAAGAGTGAAGTTGACTCACCTTCcattcttcagtcaatgacaattctCGTGACAAATGTTGGCTTGAACTCTGCATCTATCTTCAACCTCTCTTTAGTTGCCGCACTAAGGTTCGGCTTTGAATTTCACTTAGTACAAAGTTGTTGGTGGGAAATTTGGCATCACGTCGTAATTCAGATTTTGTTTTTTAAGGGTTGATGTGGACTTTGGTGCAATTACAATAACACAAAAGTTGGTACTGCTTAGGAATTTATCAATTTCACACTTTTCATTGCCCTTGGCATTGAAGTTTGCTAAGAGTTTTTTCAAGACTCGAGCCTGAAATCTGACTTTGTTGATCTGTTCTGGAGCAGGCCTCCCCCCTTAACTATCGGTCCATATTTAGTAACCTCACTTATTCGATAGTGAAAGGAATAACAATTAAGTTATTGATTGAAGTAAAATTTACCAAAATAGAAGAGAAGCTTGAAAGCAATCACCCAAACATGAAGAGGAGACACAAGagattttgaaaggggaaaagcaaagaaaaacccgaGGTGTATTATGAATGAAAGCAAAATCTAAAGAGTGAAGGCAAatccgagagagagagagagagagagagagagagagagagagagagagagagagagagagagagaagctcattacaataatatcatgaagtgaagaatgagaggagaagcatctcttaaatagagatgaggagaggagttacaaagtaactcccatttCTATGAATGCCATTCACAATATGTGGGTGCAAAGTgtcaacatcctcttaaggaggaaatctaatattccacatatttggaataaataaaatgagTTGTGAGAACTCAAATAAGACAAAGGACTTGTAGGGATACCTTAGTAATATTCCTACAAGTAACAATtaaaaggaaattaactttacAAAGTAAAGATTAATTCttaacacccccctttaagctttacttggggagtttacatcaaacccttcattgggttgcaaaccaagatttttacaatgaaattgaaaCTTTTATTTACAAAGTGGCTCTGTTAGAATATCAGCAACTTGATCTTCACCCTTGCAATATAGAAGCGAAACTTGCTGATATTTTAACAAAGCCACTTGATCAACTTGTTTATTGATTAGTTGTTACTATTTACAGCTTCTCTTGATGGTGAGGAAACTTGTATGCCAACTGTAGGGCTGAAACTTGTTTAACTCTGCAAGCATCATCTGTGACTATTGTTGAGGCTGATAGCTTTTATCTGATACAAAACCTAATTTATCTAAATTTATCTGAAAATATTGGTATTTTTTACATGAACGAGCAACTTTTTGATTTGTCACTAAATTTGGATGCATGTTCACTATTTTTAAATATTCATTCTATATAGaaaagaaatgaaattatttaatctttatatTGGTAAGCATTTCCAATCTTATGCAATGCAAATTCACAATGTCTCTTATAATATGGGATGCAATTAAGTATTACAGAGTGAAACTGCAAGGAATTGTATGTAAACATCATGATATAAACTTTCATTTGAGCATGATATGGACTTTTACTTTGCCTTCCAGCATAACATGGACTAGCACATTTTAAACTATGTTGCCCTATCATTCAAATATGGGGAAGACGGGGAATGGATTATGGGGATGTCTGGAGGAACTTAAAGGATTAGTCAATTAGTATGCAGTTATGTATATGTGCCAAGGGATAAATTAGCAACTGACAAATATAGAGTTGCAAGAAATCTCGAAATTGTTGTCAAGTTATATAATCTGATCAAGCAATAAGACACAATGGTATCCACGTACAATCGCCATATTTGCTAGCAGTTAATTTTGATGTCACAGAACTAACATGAATATTGTAATGAAAATGAATTTACATACTTTAAGTTGAGCAACCGTAATTAACAGTTAATAATGTAATTATGCTCTCAGAAATCATGGATGCATTTTTATATTGTAATTGATACAAATTATATCCAAGAGAATCATGTAAAGAAGTAAAGCATAGAAAGTTACCCTGTAAGCGATTATCTGTCATATGAGTAAGGATGGTGTTAACTTATATACTCTGAGCAATAGTCAGGAGCAATCATAATGCTTCCAGTCAGACTCTATGTTTTTGGGCATTATACTATATTCTACTCGTTCTTTTTTTATCCTTCATAGCATGTTTTTGGTTTTATAGTtacaaagaaaccaaaaaaatcttTTGCATTGGGAATGTTGAGCTGCACTGGGCAAAAGGTGGAATGTCACTCAATCATTCTTGGAAGTTGGGACATCCCTGACTGAACCCAAGATGTCACTCCACTCCTGGGGTGTTAAGAAATGCATAATGTGTCACAAACTGCTGAGAACATGTTTCTGGGTAGCACAGATTGTTAGTAACACGTTGGTGGTTAAGCCCTCCttgtttgttattttatttatGAAATGCTTTTGTTTCCAGATTTTTGAACCATGTGAACAGTTTTAGCTATTTTAAATGTAAGGTAACATTAATACTTGGAATAGCTAATGACATTTAAGCTGTCATTTATGGACTATTTCTGACTGTATCAACAGGTTTTGACAATTTCTGAGTTATTATTTCAGGCTTATGTTGAattgcttgaagaagatgatatcCAAGTACCAGCTTGGTTTACTTTCAACTCCAAAGATGGTGTGAATGTAGTGAGTGGTGACTCAGTGACAGAATGTGCTTCCATTGCTGATTCATGTAAAAAGGTGGTTGCAATTGGTATCAATTGTACAGCACCTCGTTTTATTCACGGATTGATTGTTTCCATTCAGAAGGTAGCGtcacatttctctcattcattgAAGAGGATctctttgttttataattttttataggtAATGTATGCAATGCTAATGAAAAAACAacttgatctttagcattctgcaCGATTTCACAAAAAAGtttcttttttttcttcctaaAAACATTAATAATATTAGATTAATGGCTCTTTCCCATGAAATGACACATTGAATCATATTTATCCAATTTTTAGAACTTGAGGGGACCTTTTCCAGATAGCAGAGTAACTACAGTGTCTATAATAGATTCTAAATAAAATTCCTTTTCTAATGTTATACTAGTAAATTTAGTAATCATTACTAAAGACTATGCTAGATTTACAGAATGTCTTCATGAAGAAACTAGAGCCATTTAGCATGGAACTGAATTTCTGTGTTCCATCTCTGCTTCACTTGAGATtttattctcctccaaaaattgtcATGTATGGTCGAGACAGATTTGGGGAAGATCAACAGCTTCAATCTTGTTATATTTATACGCTTTCTTCTCATCCAGAAATATGGAAAGATCTTTGGTTTCTAGATTGGAGTCAAGTGTCTGTATCATTTACTAGGGTCTCTTCACCTCCTTACCTCATCAGCCACCTACTCggtatagaaaataattttttactGTGCATATATTTAAAAAGGCAGCACTTAATTCTTCAAAAATCACCAAAACTGCACTCCTCGCCAAAAACTCGTGCCACATACAAACTCGTTGAACATTTTAAGATAAAAAAGGGTTGCGATTTTATTTTTTTCAGTCATCTTTTTTTACTTCAGATTGACGCGAGCTAACCACAAACTGTTGCCAATATCATACTGCTAGAGCACAATTTTGAGAGAATAATTTCGCTGGTGGGTTGTAAATATGTACTGTAGAAAGATAAACAATCCAGGCCTCGACTCTTTATCTAAGTTATAGCTGGAAGCATCCCAATGCAGACAGGGAAGTAAAGAGCAAAATCTTAAAGCCTCTATTTGATCTTTTAGTCTTGAAAAGAACAGGAAAGAAAAAGTTCCAAAGAACAAACCTGTTATTTCAATGCTTTAATTCTTCAAATTGTGAAATTTGGCATCACTGGACATTCCTGCTGTACAAACATAATGCATATCTTATTGTTTCAAAGGTAAGTTCAAGATGCTGGGTGCTCTGCTGAAAATGGCAGTTGCTGTGGTTCAACATAACCTTATTAGAAGAAAGCTGATCATTTTTCCTGCAGTTGAGGAAGAGAAAAAATATTGAAAGAATAAATTCAGTCTCTCAACGGATACTCTCACATCAATTGTCAAATACAGGATTATGGCCAACATATTTACCACGATTAAACTTCGAGTTTCGTATTGAACTCTAATTTTGATCTATATATGAAGGAAATCAGTAATATGCATGTTTTTAAAGCATCCTTAAAAAAATTAGTGTAGTTTTTGATGTTCAATAAATCTGTGAGTTTTTGCTGATTCTCGAGTTTTTAAATATTTTGTGACAGCCAAGTAACTTAGGAGTATGAGATTTTTAATTATGGACTACTACTAACCACTGCATGTTcatgattttattaaaatttattatttttgctttactggtACATTGAAAATTGATGCATGTATTTGACATTGAGTCAAGAGGTTCGATGTAATGTCCACAATTTGTGTAACTTAATCATGAAGAATAATGGGGCAATGGACATCCCCATTTTTAGACTTTTAATGATCAAATTACAAAGGTGAGGTATTTCATGGTTGCATATTTGACCCAAATATGTAGCTGATTATGGCACCCTAGAGTAAGTGGTGATGTATTCTAGAGGTTCTCCGTAGTGTCACTTTTTGGAAATTTCCTTCAATGTAATGTCACATGGACCAGTCATCTTCAAGAACTTTCATTTCTAGTTTGGGTGCCTGCTACAAATTTTTCTTTCCTATGCAGCTCGTTGTTTATAAGTGCTCTTAAAATGCATGTGCTGTTTATTAGAGTGCTATAGGTTACAGTGCAACCTGAGCGTGCACACTGGTGTTGTGGTGGCTGACTCCACCCAAATTACCTTGTTTCTTCAAAATTTCACCTCAGAATTCACAATCGGTTGGCAGATGACAAAAGTTACAGTTAGTAGTGAGGGAAATGGATAATTATCAAGGGCAATTATCTTCTTAGAATTAGTATTTTCATTTTTAAAGTAAGGACATAGAATTGTAAGAGTTAGGAgaattcatttgctattcaaaaaTAGAGTGGACATTCTAGTATTTACAACTAGTTTTCAGTTCCTAATCATAGAAAGGAGCTTGGAGCTTTTTCTTGAAGGCAGTTCTTGAGAAATCATAAATCTCATTTTGAAGTTTGTAGATTGCTCTGTGCCTTCTGTGCATCCATTAGAGAGCTTATTTGAGCACATATATTAAGGAGATTCTAGTGCTGCATTTGCATTAGTGCTTCTAGTTTTCACTTTTCTTTGTAAGGAAAACTatttcacttgattgattgaaagGATAATTTCATGGTGGCCAATAAGTCTATAAGATTGAAAGAGAATATCATTGCTGTACAAGAAATTATTCACTGGACAAAGCAATAAGAGTGCAGGGGTAATTCTAAAATTGGATATGGCTAATGTCTTGGGCTGTTTTAACTGGCTATGTTTATGGCATGTTCTTGTGGCATTTAACTTCTCATAGAACTTAATAGAATGGGTTTTCTGTTGTGTTACTAGCTCTACTTTTTCAGTCATAATCAATGCATCAGGTATTACCTGTATATCTGTTTATCTTAGTGTATGATGGATCAACTCACCTGTCAACAGAAGCCAGTGCAACATAAATTATATGTTTACTTGCAGTTCCCCTTGGTAAGGGATTATCTACCTTCCATTGTTTTATGGCACTCTTCTCTTGTCAACAATTATTCAAATTAGTATTGATAATCTATCGTGCTGCCTCATGTCTGCTGATTAATTTATAAAAGTTCCAGGTATTTCTTCATAGAATAGTTAGAAGAAAGCAAAGTTTCCTCAGAATTTTGTAGGTCTAGGAGTTATAATTCACCACAAAATATGAAATGGATCAGATCAATATTAAGCCCTTAACTGCTCTAGCTTTCTTGGAGAAAGTGTATCTGGATTCTATCCTGAATCTATTCACAAGGACCTTAACAAATGAGGTGTAGAAGTGATTTGATAAGCTTACCTGAACAGTTGATGCATTCATTCTAGCCTCCTGAGTTCTTTTATCTGTTCCTTATGCGCTTTGACCCAGACCTTATGACATCAGCCTTGCATCCATATAGAATATGAAGCATCGTGAGTTGGAAACCAACTTCAACTTTTTTAGAAGGCTTAGAGAAACTGGCTATGCATGTGATGTTCCCATGTTAGATTTCCCATCATATGACTTGTTTATTATACATTTACTGAGGGCAAATGCTTGACTAGAAGCTGTAAGAGcaaatccaaaatgaatatttgtgTGTTCATGCAAGGGAAAAGCCTTACCACTCTAGACCTAGAACTAGGTTGAACTAGGTTTTAGAATATCAGTCCTATTGGGAATGGCATGATTGAAAGGATCACTTCCATGGTGGCCAATAAGTCTATAAGGCAAGCATTGTGTTTACCCAAGAATTTGATTCTGTAGGAGCACCAAATAAAGATCCACCTTAGCAAACAAACTTCACTGCAATCACATTTTGATAAAAGGAAGAAATTTTAAGAAGCATCCCTTGTGCCATTATAATTAGAATAATGATTTTTGGACCCATATTTGTTGAACCTTTCTTATGAGCAGATACCTAGATTGAATTGTGGGGAAGAATCAGCTGATGATCATCCATGCTTTTTAAATAATCCTATATGTTTAACTATGATTGGGAGAAGGcaaccaagaagaagaagagacaatGAGCTTAAAGCATCAAACTTCAGATTTCTTGTCTAGTGCTTTAGATGAAATGACTGAATAGCACCCTCCTTAGAATTCTCTTCTATGCAAGCCTTCTGTCAAGAATCAAGATCGTTAATAATGTTGAGCCTAGTTCCTCAAGAGGTTAGCCTCCTGTAAAATTCATTAGGATGGCTGAGATTGTAATCGTAAAATGGGGGGAGAATTCTCCCTTAAGTTCGTAACAATGCAAAGTAGAAACAACTAGTTCACACTTGTGAATTCCATCTATGGTAGATTTTCATTTAATCCATGCCTCAAAATGCACGGGAAAGACATTATTTAGCACTTAGGAGCATTGGTTATGGAATTTATTATCTTCAAACATATACTTTCCTCTTAGAAACCTTGGAAGGGTCATTTCCTTAATTGATTGCTCCCTATCTATCTTTGGCACTGCCAGTCCACTAGTTGACAATGGCTGATTGAGTGGCAAATTGTCTATTGCTCATGAGAGCAGGTATGAAGCATTGCAAACTTTGGAAGTACAAAATTGATGAAGGCTCTTTTCTGAATACTATTTTAGGTGCAGTTAGGTTTTTTCCATTTACAATCTACGAAGCTGTCTTCCTCAGCCTTTGGCAAACCCATCACAACCCCTTAAGACAGTTATTACGATCATGTTTCAtggaattttgtcattttgtgtaaaTTTGCACTCATTTGTAAAATCCTTTTAGCATGTTCATGGTTTAGGAGCATGTGTGCAGTTATATGTTTGAAAAGATTCAGTTCCTTCATGGCATGATTAAGATTAGAAGCATGGTGCACTTACTCTTCCTTCCATGGTCTCTCACTCAATTATCTCTCCCCTTATCCATTAAATGGATCTAGTCAGATAGCTCTTTCCCAAGTTCATCTTTAAAAATTGCTTCTTTACCCATTGAGGTTGTTCTCCTTGGTGTTCATGATTCATGACACATGCCAACTTCTCATGATGATGAATCTGCAAAGTTGTTTATTGACTTGGATGTTTGATTTATTGCATATAAGAGTATGTTCCCCAGGATTCCTGTTCAAATCCCTCCTAATGGATTTGAGTGAGAGGCAATCAAATTGAAACAATTAAGCTAGCTTAAGTTACAGTACACGGTACAACCTCTGTAGTTGACCTTGTAGGTTCCTAAATCAAAGACATTATCTTCATGGCTTACTCAATCAGATAATTTGTGGTATTAATGAAGATTATGTTGGACAATATTTATCAGATTATGGTGCCAAAGTTTGATACAGTTTGAGGGGCTGAAGCTGGAACTGCACTAGTAGACGAGTGGTCCGTTGTTTATGTAGCATCATGCTCCATTCACTCCAAATTACCTATCATATCGAGGCAGACAATATTTGCAATTATATCTTTATCAGATTTTGGTGCCAAAGTTCAATACGGTTTGAGGGGCTGAAGCTGGAACTGCACTAGTAGATGAGTGGTCCGTTGTTTATGTAGCATCATGCTCCATTCACTCCAAATTATTTATCATATCAAGGCAGACAATATTTGCAATTATATCTTACCGTCTAGCTTACATGACTTCTATCAAGGTTGTGTACTTAGCTAGTTATCACTTTTGGGCTTCTGTGTTGGTTCTGCACAAGTTCTTTCTATATAGATTCTGTGTATCAAGCTTAACAGTTATATTTGTATTGTCTTTAGAATGACACTACTAAGTGGGTGTATGATTAATGTGCGGTGGATGTTTTTGATAAATGTCACTTGTGATGTAGCATTAGCAGAAGTGTTGAAGTCTGCATTTATGCATTTCTATTTTGCCTATCAAGAAACAACTATTGTTTTGTTCGTTTATTCGTAAACTAATTTTCCACAAGCCTGAAGTAGGGATACTACCTTGTGTCCTGTAAAATGAGTCTGATCCGGTGCttattgtttgtcttgttgctGTATAGGTTACTGAGAAACCAATACTCATTTATCCAAATAGTGGAGAAACATATGATGGTGACCGCAAGGAGTGGGTGGTATG is part of the Cryptomeria japonica chromosome 10, Sugi_1.0, whole genome shotgun sequence genome and harbors:
- the LOC131053806 gene encoding homocysteine S-methyltransferase 2, which gives rise to MKFGSGDKSKVLEEFLQKAGGFGIIDGGLATQLESHGADLNDPLWSAKCLITTPHLIRQVHEEYLEAGAEIIITASYQATIQGFESKGLSTIEGEALLCKSVEIACEARDNFWKKCAQNSDDSVESAEIPNYHPVLVAASVGSYGAYLADGSEYSGDYGPGMTLQNLKDFHRRRVQVLAESGADLLAFETIPNKLEAQAYVELLEEDDIQVPAWFTFNSKDGVNVVSGDSVTECASIADSCKKVVAIGINCTAPRFIHGLIVSIQKVTEKPILIYPNSGETYDGDRKEWVVSTGVSDVDFVSYVRKWQELGASLIGGCCRTTPNTIKAISRTLNKRPSYTPTENAQQTSFKMSKISYTLGTDNP